ACAACCTGGAAGTGTCCAGCCCCGGGGTGAACCGCCCCCTGAAGAAGCTCGCTCACTACGAGCGGGTGAAGGGACAGAAGGTCAAGGTGAAGACCTTCGGGCCCGTCGGGGAGCCGCCGCGCAAGAACTTCACCGGAACGCTCACCGAGGTGGCGGCCGACGCCATCACCGTGGACGTGGAGGGCGCGGGCAACTTCCGCATCTCCCTCAAGGACATCGCCAAGGCCAATCTGGAGTTCGAGTTCTAGCAGTCCACATACAGGGTGCGCTCTCGCGCGAGCGCGCCCGTGGAACCTTTGGAGAAGATGATGCCCACGCCAGCCAACCCCAACATCAACCTCAACCTCGTCCTGGACCAGGTGGCCAAGGACAAGGGCATCGATCGGAGCGTGCTCATCGCCACGCTCGAGGACGCGATGACGACCGCGGCCAAGAAGCAC
This is a stretch of genomic DNA from Archangium violaceum. It encodes these proteins:
- the rimP gene encoding ribosome maturation factor RimP; this translates as MAENIKQTVEARAQELLEPIVAGEGLELLEVEFVREREGWVLRLFIDKPGGRVGLDECSQVSRAVDTVLDVEDIVPHEYNLEVSSPGVNRPLKKLAHYERVKGQKVKVKTFGPVGEPPRKNFTGTLTEVAADAITVDVEGAGNFRISLKDIAKANLEFEF